The proteins below come from a single Drosophila miranda strain MSH22 chromosome Y unlocalized genomic scaffold, D.miranda_PacBio2.1 Contig_Y1_pilon, whole genome shotgun sequence genomic window:
- the LOC117190423 gene encoding uncharacterized protein LOC117190423, which produces MGIHPLAGYFRIHGILRLYRPAAAAAAAGAAGPPRRFHRQEWTQCDALPRPNPHQSSAVPLNGSNRSRSPPTFPPMGDSDGFNAVPQTASMGPPPLLSSLWTGGASPDSRGDYYDDPHEEYSDCRYEGDYSMPTEEDQEEESCSCQSQTGQPERVQLDRAHRVGLGVGGALRRPFPQGLPAGVHQGSRALHNAAGAPSAHGGLVPPRLGDRCGQGRAAGAATAVLRGVLAGREDRGLQRNRWLEASSRCAPSSASCCGA; this is translated from the exons ATGGGGATTCACCCGCTCGCGGGGTATTTTCGGATCCATGGGATCCTTCGTCTTtaccgaccagcagcagcagcagcagcagccggggctGCAGGTCCCCCCCGAAGGTTCCACCGACAAGAATGGACTCAATGCGATGCCCTTCCTAGGCCAAAtccacaccagtcctctgctgtcccgctcaatgggtccaataggtcacgctcaccccccaccttccctccgatgggggattcagatgg ATTCAATGCTGTGCCACAGACGGCTTCGATGGGACCACCGCCCTTGTTGAGCTCCCTCTGGACAGGCGGCGCTTCTCCGGACAGCCGCGGAGACTACTACGACGACCCCCACGAAGAGTATTCCGACTGccgctacgagggcgactactcgatgcccaccgaggaggaccaagaggaggagtcgtgctcctgtcagagccagaccgGTCAGCCAGAAAGAGTTCAGCTCGATAGAGCGCACCGCGTCGGACTCGGAGTGGGAGGAGCTCTCCGACGGCCCTTCCCCCAGGGTCTCCCCGCTGGAGTCCACCAGGGCAGTCGTGCTCTCCACAATGCAGCCGGAGCACCGTCAGCGCATGGTGGCCTTGTACCACCTCGTCTTGGAGACCGCTGTGGTCAAggtcgtgctgctggtgctgcaactgctgtgcTGCGCGGTGTTCTGGCTGGTCGAGAAGACCGTGGGCTTCAACGAAACCGTTGGCTCGAAGCAAGTTCACGCTGCGCACCATCCAGcgccagttgctgtggcgcatAG
- the LOC117190422 gene encoding transient receptor potential cation channel protein painless-like — protein sequence IQLLLEYGSSPNLVDQGEFTPLHHVLKNRKIEAGTKLELIRLFLKQPQLDIDSYRNGQVRQMLRDQYPELPLPELREAGAEIDCERLLRTLRDGDENQFEQQFAEYHKNVSGNEDNQCNANQEEYQSLLAESIKRGKQRPFEAILETGININPSKLSDISPVELAVIWGSHRALEKLLKHPQLRLTSHSKLLNAVISRLGEQPLDAFCDHQRCFQLLLESDRVDINEADKAGLVPLSYAVKYRNTKVAQELLRQGAYIGARSAFGDLPIQEMDPKVLEEHFDSCITTNGEKPGDQSFEIIISYENLMRRQREPGQSDKRSIGHLHKLEDEMTPIAYIADSKELRYLLQHPLISSFLFLKWHRLSVIFYLNFLLYSLFTASIITHTLLKFHESDHTGLTALFGLFSWIGIVYLMIREVIQLAMSPLLYFRSITNLMEVALIVLSILTCMEASYGKERQRILAVFTILLVSVEVCLLVGSLPVLSISTHMLMLRAVSSSFIKSFALYSIFVLTFSLCFYILFGKPQVDSSSPKDSTPEPAKEGEDDGHLNTFSVPIEALIKTIVILTGEFDASDIKFDSVYTYLIFLLFMFFMTIVLFNLLNGLAVSDTQAIKAQAELNGAIVRTNLLTRYEQVLTGRDGHAQTSSSQLNKGSRFARGRP from the exons attcagctgctgctcgagtacggatcctctccgaatttggtggatcagggcgagttcacgcctctccaccatgtgctgaagaatagaaagattgaggcaggcactaagctggagctgatccgacttttcctgaaacaaccacagttggacattgacagctatcggaacgggcaggtacgccagatgctgagggatcagtatccggaactgccgttgccggagctgcgcgaggccggagcagagatcgactgcgagcgactcctccgcacgctgcgggacggagacgagaaccagttcgagcaacagttcgcggagtaccacaagaacgtcagcggaaacgaagacaaccaatgcaatgccaaccaggaggagtatcagtccctgctggcggaaagtatcaagcggggcaagcagcgaccctttgaggccatcctcgagacgggcatcaacattaatccttcaaaattgagcgacatcagccccgtggagttggccgtaatctggggcagccacagggcgctagagaagctgttgaagcatccgcagctgaggctgacatcgcattccaagctgctgaacgcggttatcagtcgcctgggtgagcagccgctggacgccttctgtgaccaccagcgctgcttccagctgctgctcgagagcgatcgtgtggacatcaatgaggcggacaaggctggcctggtgccactctcctatgcggtcaagtatcgcaacacaaaggtggcacaggagcttctacggcagggagcgtacattggggcgagaagcgcgttcggagatcttcccatacaggagatggacccgaaagtgctggaggagcacttcgattcctgcatcaccaccaacggggagaagcccggtgaccagagtttcgagatcatcatcaGCTACGAgaatctgatgagacgccagcgagagcccgggcagtcggacaagcggagcattggccatcTTCACAAATTGGAGGACGAGATGActccaatcgcatacatcgccgattccaaggagctgcgttacctgctgcagcacccgctaatctcgagtttcctcttcctcaagtggcaccgcctctcggtgatcttctatctgaactttctactttactctctcttcactgcctccattatcacgcatacgctccttaagttccacgaaagcgaccacacgggcctgactgccctcttcggcctgttctcttggatagggattgtgtatctcatgatccgagaggtcatacagcttgccatgtcgccgctgctgtacttcaggtccatcacgaacctgatggaggtggctctcattgtcttgtcgatcctaacctgcatggaagccagctacgGCAAGGAGAGgcagcgcatactggccgtcttcaccattctgctggtgtccgtggaggtctgcctgctggttggctccctgccagtactctcaatttcgacgcacatgctcatgctgcgcgccgtctccagcagcttcatcaagagctttgctctatactcgatctttgtgcttacgtttagtctgtgcttctacatactgtttggcaagccccaggtggattcctcctctccgaaggacagcacgccagagccagcaaaggagggagaagatgatggtcacttaaacacattctccgtgcccattgaggcgctcatcaagacgattgtgattctcacgggagaatttgatgccagtgacataaagtttgacagcgtctacacttacctgatcttcctgctctttatgttcttcatgaccattgtgctgttcaatctcctgaatggtctggctgtcagcgatactcag gccatcaaggcccaggcggaactgaacg GCGCCATTGTCCGCACCAATCTGCTGACCCGCTACGAGCAAGTTCTCACTGGCCGAgatggacacgctcagacctcatcgtcccagttgaacaaaggcagtcggttcgctcgaggaagaccatga